In a genomic window of Halostella litorea:
- a CDS encoding ABC transporter ATP-binding protein — MTVIDGSGIRKRIDGQPILRGVDMTVFEGDIYGFLGPNGAGKTTTFNALLGLLELDDGSVRLLGQSPAEDRSVMGRVSVAFEHETLDPNWTVGDNLEHTCAVYEVPPARIDDYLDVVGLDRDVRDKEFGDCSKGMKRKATLADALLPDPDLLVLDEPLSGLDPEAQVAVEDLLVDLRDRGKTIVFSSHNLDEVQALCNRVGIIRNGRTVLETDISDDVFVLRGDHPEFDEHRAGDVYVFDEPPDGHDGEFERVDLERLYFSVLGVSR, encoded by the coding sequence ATGACGGTGATTGACGGCTCCGGGATCCGGAAACGTATCGACGGGCAACCGATACTCCGGGGAGTCGACATGACCGTCTTCGAGGGCGACATCTACGGGTTCCTCGGCCCGAACGGCGCGGGCAAGACCACGACGTTCAACGCGCTGCTGGGCCTGCTGGAACTCGACGACGGCAGCGTTCGGCTCCTCGGGCAGTCGCCGGCCGAGGACCGGTCGGTGATGGGCCGGGTCAGCGTCGCCTTCGAGCACGAGACGCTCGACCCCAACTGGACGGTCGGCGACAACCTCGAACACACCTGTGCGGTGTACGAGGTCCCCCCGGCGCGGATCGACGACTACCTCGACGTCGTCGGCCTCGACCGCGACGTCCGGGACAAGGAGTTCGGCGACTGCTCGAAGGGGATGAAACGCAAGGCGACGCTGGCCGACGCGTTGCTCCCCGACCCTGACCTGCTCGTGCTCGACGAACCCCTGTCGGGGCTCGACCCGGAGGCACAGGTCGCGGTCGAGGACCTGCTGGTCGATCTCAGGGACCGCGGGAAGACGATCGTGTTCAGCTCCCACAACCTCGACGAGGTGCAGGCGCTCTGTAACCGCGTCGGCATCATCCGGAACGGCCGGACCGTCCTCGAAACGGACATCTCGGACGACGTGTTCGTGCTCCGCGGGGACCACCCCGAGTTCGACGAGCACCGGGCGGGCGACGTCTACGTGTTCGACGAGCCGCCGGACGGGCACGACGGGGAATTCGAACGGGTCGACCTCGAACGGCTCTACTTCTCGGTGCTGGGGGTGAGCCGATGA
- a CDS encoding ABC transporter permease, with the protein MKFGRLCWLELKNVPRLPIVVLAAVVGYVYSQSPLDALVGTSSPPAAVSRLYLFLVMLGAAYMASFFVGSNVVLKAKMNDVYDRLFTFPVAPWKLFLSKVAPTAAISFVTAAVVGGLFYLRMETVSPSYFLLLAGVSLVFAVGLTSASVALLLLLDTPRLATFGTIAILIALFRLPAFVLDLGVDPDSVMAVVFAAVVAISVASVALLTRVDSERILLS; encoded by the coding sequence ATGAAGTTCGGTCGGCTCTGCTGGCTCGAACTAAAGAACGTCCCCCGGCTGCCGATAGTCGTCCTCGCCGCGGTCGTCGGGTACGTCTACTCCCAGTCGCCGCTCGACGCGCTCGTCGGGACGAGTTCGCCGCCAGCGGCGGTGTCACGTCTCTACCTGTTCCTCGTGATGCTCGGCGCGGCGTACATGGCGTCGTTTTTTGTCGGGTCGAACGTCGTCCTGAAGGCGAAGATGAACGACGTGTACGACCGGCTGTTCACGTTCCCGGTCGCGCCGTGGAAGCTGTTCCTGAGCAAGGTCGCCCCCACCGCCGCCATCAGCTTCGTCACGGCCGCGGTGGTCGGCGGGCTGTTCTACCTCCGGATGGAGACGGTCAGCCCATCGTACTTCCTGCTGCTGGCCGGCGTCTCGCTGGTGTTCGCGGTCGGGCTGACCTCCGCGAGCGTCGCCCTGCTGCTGTTGCTCGACACACCCCGGCTGGCGACGTTCGGAACCATCGCCATCCTCATCGCGCTGTTTCGACTCCCGGCGTTCGTCCTCGACCTCGGCGTCGACCCCGACTCGGTGATGGCGGTCGTGTTCGCGGCCGTGGTCGCGATATCGGTCGCCAGCGTCGCCCTCCTCACGCGCGTCGACTCCGAGCGCATCCTGCTCTCCTGA
- a CDS encoding radical SAM protein, protein MTGSISARTDSQQDGVYPRLTPEHQLIKMPDVAVVNEALPADNRAAHVENNAKGDDDFLWVDLDAATVLERCDGTRSVSELLDELAETSAERRSVREFLGTMVETGCLDVHEEPQSGDITVKGSTEYYLPIHLSMELTDACNLTCDHCYRVAEPKNGTFMEYDDAISLVDEMADASLTTVELTGGEATLHPRFTDIATYCAERLNLVGILTNGMLIEEEMLDALEPYRDSVMFSVSLDSHDPEYHNEFRGSERAYDLTTEGIDMITDRGFVTRVSMSVTPANASHMEDLASLAIDLGADMFSFSPVMPFGRALEDYHWTTEDVKDLSEQADRVREKHGDSIPTIDMENFTERHEARSHNCGAGWKTVTVGPDGEVRPCVMAEDGRDGLGTLDFEDPTAFFEAVGDVTKAFHDRTPPNKDICGDCSNLHFCRNCILRSRATVENDFTDVCRYGPHVRMERLLDGD, encoded by the coding sequence ATGACGGGCTCGATTTCGGCACGAACCGACTCCCAGCAGGACGGGGTGTACCCGCGGCTCACCCCCGAGCACCAGCTCATCAAAATGCCCGACGTCGCGGTGGTCAACGAGGCGCTGCCGGCGGACAACCGGGCCGCCCACGTCGAGAACAACGCGAAGGGCGACGACGACTTCCTCTGGGTCGACCTCGACGCGGCGACCGTCCTCGAGCGGTGCGACGGCACGCGCTCGGTGTCGGAACTGCTCGACGAACTCGCGGAGACGTCCGCGGAGCGCCGGAGCGTCCGCGAGTTCCTCGGGACCATGGTGGAGACGGGCTGTCTCGACGTCCACGAGGAGCCCCAGTCCGGCGACATCACGGTCAAAGGCAGCACGGAGTACTACCTGCCGATCCACCTCTCGATGGAGCTGACCGACGCCTGCAACCTCACCTGTGACCACTGTTACCGGGTCGCCGAGCCGAAAAACGGGACGTTCATGGAGTACGACGACGCCATCTCGCTGGTCGACGAGATGGCCGACGCCTCGCTGACCACCGTCGAACTGACCGGCGGCGAGGCGACGCTCCACCCCCGGTTCACCGACATCGCGACGTACTGCGCCGAGCGGCTCAACCTCGTCGGTATCCTCACCAACGGGATGTTAATCGAGGAGGAGATGCTCGACGCGCTCGAACCGTACCGCGACTCGGTGATGTTCAGCGTCAGCCTCGACAGCCACGACCCCGAGTACCACAACGAGTTCCGCGGCTCCGAACGGGCCTACGACCTGACCACCGAGGGCATCGACATGATAACCGACCGTGGCTTCGTCACGCGGGTCTCGATGAGCGTCACGCCGGCCAACGCCAGCCACATGGAGGACCTCGCGTCGCTCGCCATCGACCTCGGCGCGGACATGTTCTCCTTCTCCCCGGTGATGCCGTTCGGCCGCGCGCTGGAGGACTACCACTGGACGACCGAGGACGTGAAGGACCTCTCCGAGCAGGCCGACCGGGTCCGGGAGAAACACGGCGACTCGATACCGACAATCGACATGGAGAACTTCACCGAGCGCCACGAGGCCCGGTCGCACAACTGTGGTGCCGGCTGGAAGACGGTCACCGTCGGCCCCGACGGCGAGGTCCGGCCGTGCGTGATGGCCGAGGACGGCCGGGACGGGCTCGGGACGCTCGACTTCGAGGACCCCACGGCGTTCTTCGAGGCGGTCGGCGACGTGACCAAGGCGTTCCACGACCGCACGCCCCCGAACAAGGACATCTGTGGCGACTGCTCGAACCTCCACTTCTGTCGCAACTGCATCCTGCGCTCGCGGGCGACGGTCGAGAACGACTTCACGGACGTCTGCCGGTACGGTCCCCACGTTCGAATGGAACGGCTGCTCGACGGCGACTGA